AAACGTATTCATGTTGAACGGCAGGTTGTACGCTTCATTTTTATAGAAAGCTACAGGTGAATTGGTATACCGATTAAATTCAACAAATTGGTTGACATAATCCCAAATTTCTTTATCGTTGGTATGAAAAATATGAGCGCCGTATTTGTGTACATTGATGTCTTCGATTTGTTCACAATACACATTTCCACCTGGATGGTTTCTTTTGTCAATGACCAAGCATTTCTTTCCTTTTTTCTTCGCTTCGTGGGCAAAAACTGCCCCAAAGAGTCCAGAACCTACTATTAGATAATCATATTGAGACATAGTTGATGTGTTTAAGGAATTTGTAATTTATTTTGTGAGATAATCCGTTGCTCTTGGACTTGTCCAAGTTATTTTTCGTGCTGCATTGCCATAATACAAAAGTATGTTCTTGAAAATAAACACATTTACTTTTAATTTGGGTACAAAAAAGAAAATCAACCCAATACCAGCGAGCAGTGTTTTTTCAATTAAATTGGTTGCTACCAATAGAAATTGAATACCCCAATTTTGCATTCCTACGGTATGCTCATTAAAATAAACATGTTGAGAAATTAACACTTCTGTTTTAGTTAATGCTTTTGTTTTTACATTGATTCTCGAGGCTCCGCCGTGTTTGTGTAAGATGGATACATTTCTTGTAAGCGCTATTTTTCCACCCAATTGGTTTACCTTTTTGCAAAGATCAACATCTTCAAAGTACAACCAATATTTTTCGGTCCAACCCTTTACTTTTTCATACCAAGTTCGACTCATAAATATGACCGCACCAGTGGCCCAATCTGGTAAAATAATTGATTGTTTTGAATCATAATGCTTTTGTATGCGTTGTTTATGAATCAATTTAGAGAAGGCTCTAAAGGGGCCAAACAAGTAAGAAAGACTTGGAAAAAACCGAATTTCATTGTATTTTTTGTTCGATTCATTGATTTGAGTACAACATACAATTCCGAAGTCAGGATGTGTAGTAGCAGTCTGCCAAAGTTCAAATATGGCGGCTTCAGTGATAATCGTATCTGGATTCAAAAAGAAGAAATAATTTCCTTTAGCAATCGATGCTCCCAAATTACATCCGTTTGCAAAGCCATTATTTCCTGAATTTTCTATAAAAGTAATGGAAGGAAAGAGTGTTTTAAATTCCTCAATCCTTCCATCATTGGATTGATTGTCTACCACAATTGTTTCCATTGTAAATCGGTTACTATTTATAGAAACGATAGACTGAAGACATTCTTTAAGGTCGTTCCAGCTTTTGTAGTTTACAATGACAATTGAAATATCAACCATTAATTTATTTTGTATTATACTGCTACGTCGTATTCTCTCAACGCATTATTCAATGACGTTTTTAAGTCGGTAGACGGTTTACGAGTTCCAATAATTAAAGCGCAAGGTACTTGGTATTCTCCTGCCGCGAATTTTTTTGTGTAACTTCCAGGAATTACTACCGAACGAGCAGGAACAAATCCTTTCATCTCAATAGGTTCCGCTCCAGTCACATCAATAATTTTTGTTGAAGCAGTTAAACATACATTGGCACCCAGCACCGCTTCTTTACCAACATGCACTCCTTCCACCACAATACAACGTGAACCAATAAAAGCACCGTCTTCAATGATAACTGGCGCCGCTTGTAATGGTTCTAAAACACCACCAATTCCAACACCACCACTCAAGTGAACGTCTTTTCCAATTTGAGCACAACTACCAACAGTTGCCCAAGTATCTACCATAGTTCCTTCATCGACATAGGCCCCAATATTCACATAACTTGGCATCATGATCACACCACTTGAAATATAAGAACCATAACGAGCTGAAGCTCCTGGTACAACACGTACCCCTTTTTCAGCATAGTTTCTTTTCAATTCCATTTTGTCATGGTATTCAAAAATACCAGCTTCCCAAGTTTCCATTTTTTGAATAGGGAAGTACATTACAACGGCTTTTTTTACCCATTCGTTAACTTGCCATCCATCTCCTTTTGGTTCTGCAACTCGTAATTTTCCAGCGTCTAATAATTCGATAACTTCTCTGATAGCAGTGGTTGTAGCAGTTTCTTGTAAAAGAGCTCTATTTTCCCAAGCTTGTTCTATTGTTGTTTGTAATGAATTCATTATGTAGTTTGTGTTAATTTTTGACAAAGATAGTTTTTTTGTGCGATTGACAAAAGTCTAATCCAATGATAAACCCACGATAATGAGCCAATTTATTCCGAATTCAATTGGGGATTTATTATGAAATTTAAGTAGATTTACCCTTTTAAAAATAAGGAATAAAGTAATGGCCAGAATACTCGCTATAGATTACGGACAAAAACGCACAGGAATTGCTGTGACTGATGAATTACAAATTATCGCCTCAGGTTTAACTACTATTCCATCAGCAACGGCTATTGATTTTTTGAAAGCGTATTTCCAAAAAGAAAAAGTAGAAGCTGTTCTTATTGGCGAACCCAAGCAAATGAATGGCCTACCTTCTGAAAGTGCTTCTATAATCAAAGGATTTGTAACTCATTTTACCAATCATTTTCCAGAAATGAAGGTCATTAGAGTAGACGAGAGGTTCACTTCAAAAATGGCATTTCAGTCAATGATTGACAGTGGATTGAGCAAAAAGAAACGTCAAGATAAAAGTTTGATTGACGAAATTTCGGCTACCATCATGTTACAAGATTATTTGATTAGAAAAATGTTCTAATATACTTTTTACCAAGCGGTGTATTAGCCGTTTGTTTTCTTACTTTTCCATTTGATTTTGTTATAAAATTGTATTGATTTTTGCATTTTTAAGGAGTATATTTGCACCTTAAAAATTTGACCCATGTCTGACAATGCCATTCGAACC
This sequence is a window from Flavobacterium ammoniigenes. Protein-coding genes within it:
- a CDS encoding glycosyltransferase family 2 protein → MVDISIVIVNYKSWNDLKECLQSIVSINSNRFTMETIVVDNQSNDGRIEEFKTLFPSITFIENSGNNGFANGCNLGASIAKGNYFFFLNPDTIITEAAIFELWQTATTHPDFGIVCCTQINESNKKYNEIRFFPSLSYLFGPFRAFSKLIHKQRIQKHYDSKQSIILPDWATGAVIFMSRTWYEKVKGWTEKYWLYFEDVDLCKKVNQLGGKIALTRNVSILHKHGGASRINVKTKALTKTEVLISQHVYFNEHTVGMQNWGIQFLLVATNLIEKTLLAGIGLIFFFVPKLKVNVFIFKNILLYYGNAARKITWTSPRATDYLTK
- a CDS encoding 2,3,4,5-tetrahydropyridine-2,6-dicarboxylate N-succinyltransferase; this translates as MNSLQTTIEQAWENRALLQETATTTAIREVIELLDAGKLRVAEPKGDGWQVNEWVKKAVVMYFPIQKMETWEAGIFEYHDKMELKRNYAEKGVRVVPGASARYGSYISSGVIMMPSYVNIGAYVDEGTMVDTWATVGSCAQIGKDVHLSGGVGIGGVLEPLQAAPVIIEDGAFIGSRCIVVEGVHVGKEAVLGANVCLTASTKIIDVTGAEPIEMKGFVPARSVVIPGSYTKKFAAGEYQVPCALIIGTRKPSTDLKTSLNNALREYDVAV
- the ruvX gene encoding Holliday junction resolvase RuvX, which translates into the protein MARILAIDYGQKRTGIAVTDELQIIASGLTTIPSATAIDFLKAYFQKEKVEAVLIGEPKQMNGLPSESASIIKGFVTHFTNHFPEMKVIRVDERFTSKMAFQSMIDSGLSKKKRQDKSLIDEISATIMLQDYLIRKMF